Proteins found in one Dermacentor silvarum isolate Dsil-2018 chromosome 8, BIME_Dsil_1.4, whole genome shotgun sequence genomic segment:
- the LOC119460743 gene encoding uncharacterized protein LOC119460743 isoform X1, with protein MKAFVAIALLSAASLAYASSKTDSLGAGSASRPGGAFGPLPGGSLGVRPNLGSGSSASGFPSLPSLSSPGAGSSGPSASFPGSSAGSAPRPSSSGFVGGFPSGGFPSGFPSGHGGYGVVGAPGFAPGYYGNGGFDGFYGSGLGDAGYYGNGFVPLGGYGPSFSPFYGSSFGPSYGSFGPSYGFGSGSGFGSGFGPGSGSGSSSGSGSGSSSGSSSGFGSGSGSGSSFGSGFGPGFAGQGSNFGNGFGFFVPSFGYSYPVGGSFGGPQGFGFGSGSFGGSLGSAGSSQTAVRGSARSGSSARSSSSSSSTSSQ; from the exons ATGAAAGCCTTCGTTGCCATTGCTCTCCTATCCGCTG CCTCACTGGCCTATGCCAGTTCGAAGACGGATTCTCTTGGCGCAGGTAGTGCGAGCAGACCTGGCGGTGCCTTCGGGCCACTTCCCGGAGGAAGCTTAGGAGTTAGACCCAACCTTGGGTCCGGCAGTAGCGCCTCAGGGTTTCCCTCACTGCCCTCACTAAGTTCACCTGGAGCAGGGTCCTCGGGACCTTCGGCCAGCTTCCCTGGATCTAGCGCTGGATCTGCGCCACGACCTAGCTCATCAGGCTTCGTTGGCGGTTTCCCCAGTGGAGGCTTCCCGAGTGGTTTCCCGTCAGGCCATGGAGGTTATGGTGTTGTCGGTGCACCCGGCTTTGCCCCTGGTTATTACGGAAATGGCGGCTTCGATGGCTTCTACGGTAGCGGCCTTGGTGATGCAGGTTATTACGGCAATGGTTTCGTTCCATTGGGTGGCTATGGTCCCAGCTTCAGCCCCTTCTATGGTTCCAGCTTCGGCCCCTCCTATGGTTCCTTTGGCCCCTCTTATGGTTTCGGCTCCGGCTCTGGTTTTGGCTCTGGTTTTGGCCCAGGTTCTGGCTCTGGTTCCAGCTCTGGTTCTGGCTCTGGTTCCAGCTCCGGTTCCAGCTCTGGTTTCGGCTCGGGTTCCGGCTCTGGTTCTAGCTTCGGTTCCGGCTTTGGCCCTGGCTTTGCTGGTCAGGGAAGCAACTTCGGCAATGGCTTCGGCTTTTTCGTCCCCTCCTTCGGTTACAGTTACCCAGTCGGTGGTTCATTCGGTGGTCCGCAAGGCTTTGGATTCGGCTCTGGCAGCTTTGGCGGCAGCCTTGGTAGTGCTGGATCCTCCCAAACAGCTGTACGAGGAAGTGCAAGATCTGGCTCAAGTGCAAGAAGCTCCAG CTCCTCCTCTTCTACCTCTAGCCAATAA